A stretch of DNA from Cyanobacteria bacterium GSL.Bin1:
ATGCGGTTTGGCAGCGGTTAGGTGTTACCGTCACCTATGCAGGAACCCAAGAAGATGAACGCTTGCACCCCGGTCGCACTGCCGTCATTTCCCTCGACCAGCAGCGTCTTGGGCTGTTCGGACAACTCCATCCTCAATTTCGCCAAGATCATGATTTGCCCGAAGCGGTCTATGTATTTAGTTTCGATCTCGAAGTCTTGTTAAGCGCCTTAGCGCAAAAGAATCTCTCGCAATCCCGCTTCTCTCCCTTCTCAACTTATCCGGCAGTGGCAAGAGATATTGCCTTTTATGCCCCCGTTGATCTGCCTGTTGCCGATTTGATGCAGGTAATGACAAAAGCCGGGGGTAACCTGTTGGAAAATGTGGAACTCTTCGATGAGTATCGCGGAGAGAATGTTCCAGAAGGACAGCGCAGTTTAGCGTTTAGCTTGACCTATCAAGCACGCGATCGCACTTTGACCGATGAAGAAGTAGAACCGCTGTTAGAAAAAGTTCGTAAAGCACTTACCCAAGAATTTACAGTCACCTTAAGGAGTTAAGAAAATGCCGAAGTATGTAATGTGGGGCAGTTATTGTGACAATGTGGAAGAAAAACGAGCGCCTTTTCGCCAAGCGCATTTAGACGGTTTAAAGGCACAGAAAGAAGAGGGGACCTTACTCACGATTGGTCCCACTAAAGACTTACAGCAAGTTTTTGCCTTGTATGATGCGCCAGATGAAGCCACTGTCCGGCAACTCGTAGAAAATGATCCGTATTGGCAAAATGGGATTTGGACGGAGTATCAGGTTAAAGAGTGGATCCAGGCATTTTAAAGTTTTTTATAGTGACTACAGGGTCGGCGTTTAGAATGGAACTAGAGTGTTTCATGGGAGGGAAGGATCATTATGCCGCAAATTATGGCTCAAGGAAAAACCTTTACCTGCGATCGCGGGGCGAATCTCCGCAAAGTCCTCCTAGAGAACAATATTGATCTCTATAATGGCAATGCCCGTGTGATTAATTGTCATGGTCTGGGCACCTGCGGAACCTGTACCGTGGCAGTTGAAGGAGACGTTTCTCCACCGGGTCAGCGCGAAAAACTGCGCTTGTCTTTACCCCCGCACCAAAGCAGTACAACGCGACGTTTATCCTGTCAGGTGCAAGTTCTTGGCGATGTCAAAGTCAAGAAATTCACAGGATTTTGGGGCCAAGAAAACACTGTTAAATGGTCACCGGATTCTGCGTAAATTCATCTTGAGAGAGAGAACTCATAGACCGTTTAACTTGATCTTGTTAGGGGATCATTGGGGAAAGATACAGTAAACGTACTGCCTTTTCCCAATTCGCTTTCAACGGTAATGTCTGCTTGATGAATCGCTGCTACATATTTAATAATCAATAATCCTAACCCCATTCCACTCCTGTTACTAGCAAGACCATCTTGATCAAACGCATCAAATAGTTTTTTTTGCTCTTCGGGAGCGATGCCAATTCCCTCATCAGCGACTTGGAAAATCGTTCTATTCTCTTGCTTCTCGATACTAACGGAGATAGTACTGCCTTCTTCAGAATATTTGAATGCATTAGCGAGGAAATGATTGATTAAATGAGAGAGTAACGTCTTATCTCCCTTCAGCCAAATTTCATCTTGATTCTGGTGAAGTTTCAGCTCATGGTGAAGGGGATTTAAGCCCATAAAATTCGCCACTACTGTCTGATAAATTTCAATAAGATTCACGGGTTCAAATTGGAATGCTTGGCTTGCAGACGGAAAACCATTGAAAGTAAGCATGTCTTCGTGTATACGACTAAGAGATCCGACAGCAGCAGAAATTTCCTGTAAATATTGTTCTAATTTTTGATCAGATAGCTGCTTTCTATATTTTTTCAGTAACCTTGTTGCCATGACAATTCGACTCAGTGGTGTGCCATTTTTAAATAAAATCGTGGTAATAATTTTTGTTTTAAGATGATTAATTTCTTTTTCGGTTGCTAAGGCTTTCTGTAATTGTGCTTCTAATTTTGTCAGATTTGGGTTGCTGTTTGGTAATGCTTGAATTGGGTTCGCTTCAAAGAATCGATCTGGCATTTTTCTGGGTTCAGTGATCTCAGTGCAAATTCCAACTAACCCCACAATAGAACCTCGATCATCGATTAGTGGAATTTTACTCGTTAACATGATTCCCTCTGTCCCATTAGCATCATAATAAGGTTCTTCTAGATCTAAAATTGCTTTTCCTTCTTCTATCACTCTCCGATCCCATTGGCGATAGGAGTCTACATAGCTATTTTTTCTATTCAGTTGATAATCATTTTTACCAACGACTTCCGCTGGATCACTGAAGCCAGCTACTTCTGCAAAATACCGATTACATCCTAAATAAACTTGATTCCGATCTTTCCAAAAAATTTGTTGCGGAATATTATTAATAATTAAGCTTAATAAGTTCTCTTGCTCCGCTATTGCTATTTTTTTAGGACTGACCGTAGGGGGGGGGATTGGTTTTAAAAGTAAAGAAGCACCCGCCCCACTTGGATCCTCATAATATTCAGCGTGAACTTCAAACGTTTTAGATTCTTGATCGGCGGTAACGATTTGATCTTGATATAAGATTTTTTTGTTATATTGTAATCCTTGCCAATGCTTGAGCTGAAAGTTAGGAAAGATATCATAGACAGTTTTCTGTAACAGTTCTTGGCGAGACAATCCCAAAAGCGCGATCGCAGCTGAATTCACTTCACAAAAAGACCCATCTGCAAGCGTCAATAAAATGGGCTCACTTACTTGATTCAAACTAAGTTTAAGTAATTCAGAAATCATGGTTTTAGTCTCATTGAGAAGAACTGGCTATTTAGCTCGCGAAGATTCATGCTCCTGATTTTAGACTGATTGATTGGTGAGAGGTGAAAGTTTTTACTTAACCTTGAAATTGTTGAAGTCACTACAACCAAGTGAATCTTGAGTATAAACAAGTAAATTTTGTGTTAATGTAATGTTTAGCTATCATAACAAAGTTAAGCGTAAACTCATATTATACTATCGTAGCTTTGATCAGTGGCTAATTTTTTTATAAATCTACTTACGTATAGAAGATAAAACCTGCCTTAACTTCTGTAGCTAGCCAGTAGCACAATCAAAAATTTAGGGTGAATTGAGGAGTGCATTATGACATTAATCATTTTTGGAGATAGTTTATTAGATGGCGGAAAAGGGGGCGGCAACCTGACAGCCAGATTAGAAGCACAAGGGCTGCCATCACCTTTTCCAAATCCCCCTTACAGTAATGGAAAAGCTTCCAATGGACTGGTTTTGAGTGAGGCAATTGCAGAAGACCTAGGGATTGATCCTGATACTTTAATTTCTAGGTTTACAGTTTCCACTGCTCCAGATGTACAGGAAGAAAACGTTATCTATGCTGTCGCTGGCGCGACATCTGAGGATTTATTATCACAGGTAGACCTCTTTTTAGATGACTTGGTCGCCAGCAGCAACATGGATCTAGAGG
This window harbors:
- a CDS encoding PAS domain-containing protein, with the translated sequence MISELLKLSLNQVSEPILLTLADGSFCEVNSAAIALLGLSRQELLQKTVYDIFPNFQLKHWQGLQYNKKILYQDQIVTADQESKTFEVHAEYYEDPSGAGASLLLKPIPPPTVSPKKIAIAEQENLLSLIINNIPQQIFWKDRNQVYLGCNRYFAEVAGFSDPAEVVGKNDYQLNRKNSYVDSYRQWDRRVIEEGKAILDLEEPYYDANGTEGIMLTSKIPLIDDRGSIVGLVGICTEITEPRKMPDRFFEANPIQALPNSNPNLTKLEAQLQKALATEKEINHLKTKIITTILFKNGTPLSRIVMATRLLKKYRKQLSDQKLEQYLQEISAAVGSLSRIHEDMLTFNGFPSASQAFQFEPVNLIEIYQTVVANFMGLNPLHHELKLHQNQDEIWLKGDKTLLSHLINHFLANAFKYSEEGSTISVSIEKQENRTIFQVADEGIGIAPEEQKKLFDAFDQDGLASNRSGMGLGLLIIKYVAAIHQADITVESELGKGSTFTVSFPNDPLTRSS
- a CDS encoding 2Fe-2S iron-sulfur cluster binding domain-containing protein produces the protein MPQIMAQGKTFTCDRGANLRKVLLENNIDLYNGNARVINCHGLGTCGTCTVAVEGDVSPPGQREKLRLSLPPHQSSTTRRLSCQVQVLGDVKVKKFTGFWGQENTVKWSPDSA